One genomic region from Nitrospira sp. encodes:
- the metH gene encoding methionine synthase, translating into MPVHEVEALLGERILILDGAMGTMIQRYKLDEAAFRGERFQQWSKDLKGHNDLLNVTQPAVIEAIHRQYLEAGADIIETNTFNSQSVSLADYGMEDLGYELSKAGAECARRAVAAVTAAQPARRCFVAGAIGPTTKTSSISTDSNDAAARGTTFPELVRAYAEQVRGLLDGGVDLLLVETIFDTLNAKAAFFAIQQLFAEGARQVPIMASVTFIQAGSNRGFSGQTVEGFWNSISHVPLLSVGMNCALGPKEMRPLIEELSQLAPIYVSSHPNAGLPNPLLPTGFPETPESLAPQLREWANNGWLNIVGGCCGTTPDHIRQIAGAVRSLSPRRPGRVEPYLRLSGLEALTVRPESNFVNVGERTNITGSPAFSKLILAGDYDKALTVARQQVEGGAQIIDINMDEGLLDSKAAMQKFLRLLAAESDIARVPIMVDSSKWEVIEEGLRNIQGKGIVNSISLKEGEAKFLEQARLIRRYGAAMVVMAFDERGQADSLARRIEICERSYRLLTTQVGVPPQDIIFDPNILTVATGLEEHNNYAVDFIEATRWIKQHLPLAKVSGGVSNISFSFRGNNVVREAMHAAFLYHAIQAGLDMGIVNAGQLAVYEEVPKDLLALVEDVLLNRRPDATERLVAFAETVKQKGKAAVKDDEWRAKPVEERLAHALVKGLTDFIDQDVEEARQKCARPLDVIEGPLMAGMNVVGDLFGSGKMFLPQVVKSARVMKKAVAYLMPFMEAEKQRQGTSRANGKVLLATVKGDVHDIGKNIVGVVLGCNNYEVIDLGVMVACETILATARERQVDVIGLSGLITPSLDEMVHVAKEMTRQGFTVPLLIGGATTSKAHTAVKIAPSYGNATVHVLDASRAVGVVGSLINEQQRVEFAASVRADYDRIRQAHQDRGSKALISLDAARAHRLPTDWATADIPVPAFAGVRQIDRMPLRELVPFIDWTPFFHTWELRGRYPGILEDSTVGPKAKELLADAQTLLEEIIRGDLLKARGVYGFFPANSVGDDIELYRVTDRREVMTTFHTLRQQMDKPADQCNLALADYVAPKEAGRTDYVGAFVVTAGIGVEALCAKFEKDHDDYNSIMVKALADRLAEAFAEWLHKQVRAEWGYGKTESLTNEDMIRERYRGIRPAPGYPACPDHTEKRILFDLLQAESQSGVTLTESYAMLPAAAVSGLYFAHPEARYFAVGKINRDQVEDYAARKKLTVDEVERWLAPNLNYET; encoded by the coding sequence CGGCTGTCATCGAGGCGATCCACCGCCAATACCTCGAAGCAGGGGCGGACATCATTGAAACCAACACCTTCAACTCCCAGTCCGTGTCTCTGGCCGACTATGGAATGGAGGACCTGGGCTACGAGCTCTCGAAAGCCGGGGCTGAGTGTGCCAGGCGGGCTGTGGCTGCAGTCACCGCCGCGCAGCCTGCTCGACGATGTTTCGTGGCGGGCGCCATCGGACCCACCACCAAGACTTCTTCCATCTCGACTGACTCGAATGATGCCGCGGCCCGCGGCACGACGTTTCCTGAATTGGTGCGGGCCTATGCCGAACAAGTCCGCGGGTTGTTAGACGGCGGCGTGGATCTGCTGTTGGTCGAGACGATTTTTGACACGCTCAATGCCAAGGCGGCGTTTTTCGCGATCCAGCAGCTGTTCGCCGAAGGCGCCAGGCAGGTGCCGATCATGGCCTCGGTCACCTTCATTCAGGCGGGCAGCAACCGTGGATTCTCAGGACAAACCGTGGAAGGGTTCTGGAACTCCATTTCCCATGTGCCGTTGCTCAGCGTCGGAATGAATTGCGCGCTGGGGCCGAAGGAAATGCGCCCGCTCATCGAAGAGCTGTCGCAGCTCGCGCCCATTTATGTCAGCAGTCACCCGAACGCCGGCTTACCGAATCCACTCCTGCCGACGGGATTCCCGGAGACGCCGGAATCGTTGGCTCCGCAGTTGCGTGAATGGGCGAACAATGGCTGGCTCAATATTGTGGGTGGTTGTTGCGGTACCACCCCGGATCATATTCGACAGATCGCCGGTGCAGTGCGCAGTCTGTCGCCGAGGCGGCCGGGAAGGGTGGAACCGTATTTGCGGCTCAGTGGTCTTGAAGCGCTCACAGTCAGGCCGGAATCCAACTTCGTGAATGTCGGCGAGCGGACCAACATCACTGGGTCACCGGCGTTTTCCAAATTGATCCTGGCCGGGGACTACGACAAGGCGCTCACGGTGGCGCGTCAGCAGGTTGAGGGTGGCGCGCAAATTATCGACATCAACATGGATGAGGGCCTGCTGGATTCGAAGGCGGCGATGCAGAAGTTCCTGCGACTTTTGGCGGCGGAGTCCGATATCGCACGTGTGCCGATCATGGTGGACAGTTCCAAGTGGGAGGTCATCGAGGAAGGTCTCCGGAACATCCAAGGCAAGGGTATCGTCAATTCCATCAGCTTGAAGGAAGGGGAGGCCAAGTTTTTGGAGCAGGCCCGACTCATCCGTCGATATGGCGCGGCCATGGTCGTCATGGCATTTGACGAGCGGGGACAGGCGGATTCGCTGGCCCGACGCATCGAGATCTGCGAGCGCTCGTACCGCCTGCTGACGACGCAGGTCGGCGTACCGCCGCAGGACATCATTTTTGATCCGAACATCCTCACGGTGGCGACCGGACTGGAAGAGCATAACAACTACGCCGTGGATTTCATCGAGGCGACCCGTTGGATCAAACAGCATCTCCCGCTGGCGAAGGTGAGCGGCGGCGTCAGCAATATTTCATTCTCGTTCCGCGGCAACAATGTCGTGCGCGAGGCGATGCATGCGGCGTTTCTCTACCATGCCATCCAGGCCGGGCTCGACATGGGCATCGTCAACGCCGGACAACTCGCCGTGTACGAGGAGGTTCCCAAAGACTTGCTCGCGCTGGTGGAGGACGTGCTGCTGAATCGCCGGCCGGATGCGACGGAGCGGTTGGTGGCCTTCGCCGAAACCGTCAAGCAAAAGGGCAAGGCGGCCGTGAAGGACGACGAGTGGCGCGCAAAGCCCGTCGAGGAGCGGTTGGCCCACGCGCTGGTCAAGGGACTGACGGATTTTATCGATCAGGACGTCGAAGAGGCCAGGCAGAAATGTGCCCGTCCGCTCGATGTGATCGAAGGGCCGTTGATGGCGGGGATGAATGTCGTCGGCGATCTGTTCGGGTCAGGAAAGATGTTTTTGCCGCAGGTCGTGAAGAGTGCCCGGGTGATGAAAAAAGCCGTGGCCTACCTCATGCCGTTCATGGAGGCCGAAAAACAGCGGCAGGGCACGTCCCGCGCGAACGGCAAGGTGCTGCTCGCGACGGTGAAGGGCGATGTGCATGACATCGGGAAAAACATCGTCGGGGTCGTGTTGGGCTGCAACAACTATGAGGTGATCGATCTGGGCGTAATGGTGGCCTGCGAGACCATTCTCGCGACGGCTCGGGAACGGCAGGTGGATGTCATTGGTCTCAGCGGCTTGATCACGCCCTCCTTGGATGAAATGGTCCATGTGGCCAAGGAAATGACGCGGCAGGGATTTACGGTGCCCCTGCTCATCGGCGGCGCCACGACCAGCAAGGCCCATACGGCTGTGAAGATTGCTCCTTCCTATGGGAACGCGACGGTGCACGTCCTCGACGCATCGCGCGCGGTGGGTGTCGTGGGCAGTTTGATCAATGAACAGCAGCGGGTGGAGTTTGCCGCGTCGGTTCGTGCCGATTATGACCGGATCCGACAGGCGCATCAGGATCGCGGCTCCAAGGCGCTGATCAGCCTCGACGCCGCCCGAGCGCATCGACTGCCGACAGACTGGGCTACAGCGGATATTCCGGTGCCCGCCTTCGCTGGGGTGCGCCAGATTGATCGGATGCCGTTGCGCGAGCTGGTGCCGTTCATCGACTGGACGCCGTTTTTTCACACCTGGGAGTTACGTGGGCGTTATCCCGGCATTTTGGAAGATTCCACCGTCGGTCCTAAGGCCAAGGAACTGCTGGCGGATGCCCAGACGTTGTTGGAGGAAATCATTCGTGGCGATCTCCTGAAGGCTCGGGGCGTCTATGGATTTTTCCCGGCGAATAGTGTCGGTGACGATATCGAACTCTACAGGGTGACTGACCGACGCGAGGTGATGACCACATTCCACACGCTCCGGCAGCAGATGGACAAGCCCGCAGACCAGTGCAACCTGGCGCTGGCCGACTATGTCGCGCCCAAGGAAGCCGGTCGCACAGACTACGTCGGCGCATTTGTTGTGACGGCGGGAATCGGTGTGGAGGCGCTGTGCGCGAAGTTTGAAAAGGACCATGACGACTACAATTCCATCATGGTCAAGGCGCTAGCGGACCGGCTGGCTGAAGCCTTTGCCGAATGGCTGCACAAACAGGTTCGAGCTGAGTGGGGATATGGAAAGACGGAATCGCTGACAAACGAAGACATGATCCGCGAGCGTTACCGGGGCATCCGCCCTGCGCCCGGATATCCAGCCTGTCCTGATCACACCGAGAAGCGGATTCTTTTTGACCTGCTACAAGCTGAGTCGCAATCGGGCGTCACGCTGACGGAGTCCTACGCCATGTTGCCGGCGGCCGCCGTGAGCGGTTTGTATTTCGCCCATCCGGAGGCCAGGTATTTTGCGGTGGGCAAAATCAATCGGGATCAGGTCGAGGACTATGCGGCGCGGAAGAAGCTGACCGTGGATGAGGTCGAACGTTGGTTGGCGCCGAATCTCAACTACGAGACATAA